A genomic window from Sphingobacterium sp. BN32 includes:
- a CDS encoding ComF family protein gives MKMLKAYKSAVLDLFFPKVCMACSKILLYQEYTICTPCLFHLPYTDDHLNPYNESFILMQGKLKVERAVAMLRFRPSSRVEHLIYQMKYANKPQLGRFLGLMYGTLLTEMEYFHDVDAIIPIPLHPRRFAKRGYNQSAYFGMGIAERLAKPLLEKALYRVVHNASQTKKDLVSRAEGVDKIFRCSEELDLNHKHVLLLDDVLTTGATLASAGNTLLDKFPGCRISIATIAKA, from the coding sequence ATGAAAATGCTTAAAGCTTATAAGAGCGCTGTATTAGACTTGTTTTTCCCAAAAGTGTGCATGGCATGTTCTAAGATATTGTTATATCAAGAATATACGATTTGTACCCCCTGTCTGTTTCATCTGCCCTATACAGACGATCATCTCAATCCTTATAATGAAAGTTTTATCCTCATGCAGGGTAAATTAAAAGTTGAACGTGCCGTCGCCATGCTTCGCTTTCGTCCATCTTCACGGGTGGAGCATCTTATCTATCAGATGAAATATGCGAATAAGCCACAGCTTGGACGCTTTTTAGGGTTAATGTATGGTACGCTTTTAACCGAGATGGAGTATTTCCATGATGTGGATGCCATTATTCCTATTCCGCTGCATCCTAGGCGGTTCGCGAAACGAGGATATAATCAAAGTGCGTATTTTGGGATGGGGATTGCAGAGCGCTTAGCCAAGCCCCTGTTGGAAAAGGCTTTATATCGCGTCGTGCATAACGCTAGCCAAACCAAGAAAGATCTGGTTTCTAGAGCAGAAGGGGTGGATAAGATCTTTCGCTGTTCTGAAGAATTAGACCTTAATCACAAGCATGTTTTGTTGCTCGATGATGTGTTGACTACGGGTGCCACCCTGGCATCAGCCGGAAATACATTGCTAGATAAATTTCCAGGCTGTCGTATTTCTATCGCTACGATTGCAAAAGCTTAG
- a CDS encoding VanZ family protein — protein MNWILNYAWAIIWAILMCVLMFMPATELPSGNYFCGSDKMVHCGSFYLLTTLMLFGSAIQTKRRAVKIKTMSIVFFIAILFVAITELGQMYFTSTRQADWWDVFADMVGIGMALFSFLLFYSPRAQYQ, from the coding sequence ATGAATTGGATATTAAATTATGCGTGGGCAATTATCTGGGCGATCTTAATGTGTGTCCTTATGTTTATGCCCGCTACAGAACTGCCTTCAGGAAACTACTTCTGCGGATCCGACAAAATGGTGCATTGCGGAAGCTTCTATCTCCTCACCACATTAATGTTATTCGGTAGTGCGATACAGACAAAACGTAGAGCTGTGAAAATAAAAACCATGTCCATCGTTTTCTTCATCGCGATACTCTTTGTTGCCATTACTGAACTCGGTCAGATGTATTTCACCAGCACGCGTCAAGCCGATTGGTGGGATGTATTTGCAGATATGGTCGGAATAGGAATGGCCTTATTCAGTTTCCTATTATTTTATAGCCCTAGAGCACAGTATCAATAA
- a CDS encoding PadR family transcriptional regulator: protein MIAENTQTQMRKGILEYCILSIISRGEIYASDIIGELKKAELLVVEGTLYPLLTRLKNNGLLSYSWQESTSGPPRKYYQITAEGTEVLQKLDVTWKELVYAVQTAIGDREIN, encoded by the coding sequence ATGATAGCAGAAAACACACAAACCCAAATGAGGAAAGGAATACTAGAGTACTGTATTCTGTCTATAATTTCTCGGGGAGAGATATACGCCTCAGACATCATCGGCGAGTTGAAGAAGGCCGAGTTGTTAGTGGTTGAAGGTACGCTGTATCCCTTGCTTACTCGGCTTAAGAACAATGGGTTGTTGAGTTATAGCTGGCAAGAGTCGACGTCTGGACCGCCACGTAAGTACTATCAGATTACTGCCGAGGGCACTGAGGTGCTGCAGAAGCTCGATGTGACCTGGAAAGAATTGGTCTACGCAGTACAAACTGCAATTGGAGACCGCGAGATTAACTAA